The window cactgCAATCTTACCAATTCCTGCTTTACTGGATGTTCCTTAGGATTAACTCCCTGAGTTGCCAAATAAACTACAAGACAAAGATTTCATGGAATAAAATGGCATATATATTAATTAAGAGCATTAAATAAAGAAACTCtagttataaaaaaagaaatgtcaccaaaaaaatgatttcttaaatcttaaattattCAACTTCTGTGtaatattaaatgtttatgtGGCTCATGGACATATGGTATTCTCACTtaaattttaactattaaaattgCCATAATGTGTAACTAAATATAAATtgctagcatttaaaaaataaattacctttgACACAATAAACAATATGCTTTCTAATTAACTCCAAATTAACATACATACCCCAAAACATTGAATTTAATGTGTAAGCAGAAACTAAATCCACTTTGGCTTGTTCAAGAGGGTCcaactatttaaaaaagagagagagagaaaatacacacaAACTTTGAGCACCatcacattattttaaactttaccAATACAATATATCAAAGAGACGTTTCTTTCACCTCCTAAAATCCAATAACCAAGCGATGTTGAAATAATTTGCAAAAAGAAGTAGTTTTGTTAACGGGTGATTTTTGCCCACAAATTTTCACTTCAGGGTATCATCTTTAGTTAGACAAGGAATGTGTATAACCcaagaaaaattcttttcaattattttaatttcaggagTTACGATCTGGGCTTTGTATGTCAAAAGTAATTTATCAATATAAACATTGTACATGATGCATTTATGTATAAGAGGCAGGCTAAAATGCTTAGGCAATACCAAAGACAGAAGAAACATAATGAGATTTGTTTTAGACTGTCAAAGTCAATTTACTCTTTTTGTCCTATAGAGTTTCCAGAAACCCTGATAACATCATTGTAATATTTAGAAGGTCAAAGATAGAATCCGTCAAAAAGAATGTTGTGAGTGCTCCTTTTTTCTCAAAAACCAGTCAAAATagagttgtttgtttttcacCCCCTAAAAATATCCacttataaaattgaaattaaggGGGAAAGGAGCGTATGTCATTAAACTATGTCTTCTTCTGTATATTTTCATAACACAGTGCTGTtttacaaattacatttttagaaactgcatttttaaaataccttctgCAACAACTCATTTCTAGAAACAGACATCATGGTCTTCAGCATCTCATCCACAGCACCAATGGAATTCTCAAATGTTGATAAATACTCATGAATTTCTACTGGATAGTCTTCATTAATTTCTTCACTTGCCATTATTgaccaactggaaaaaaaattaaattcttagaaTTTGTGGGAGACAGACTTCaagtttacaaaaacaaaatcaacaagttatatcatgtatttaaaaagttataaaagagTTAAAACCTGAAGATAATTAaacaaatcttagaaaataattctAGAGCAACTACACTCAAACCTCCCCTCTTCAATCTGTTTGAGGTGGTAGGGGAAGAAGAGAACCCACCATTCACTAATGCGACACTTATCAGAGCCTCAATGCCTTTCAAGAACAAAAGACCAAATATGGATTATCAGtaataaaaatcttacatttaaaaaaactttcaaaaagaaaatcctttttgtTGAAGTTAAAGATCAAgcaaaggggggatccctgggtggctcagtggtttagcatctgcattcggcccagggcgtgatcctggggtcctgggatccagtcccacattgggctccctgcatggagcctgcttctccctctgcctgtgtctctgcctctctctgtctctcatgaatgaatgaatgaatgaatgaatgaatgaataaaatctttaaaaaaacaaaaagatcaagAAAGGTATGAAAGTATGAGTACATCCTATCCTCTATAAttgctgaaaaaataataagttctTTTGTTGAAAAACTTATGTATTCTGGCCCTTCTAAATTTAGGTGTTGATCTAGCAGCATGgtatattaaactaaaaaaattagaaaacctagGTCTGAAACAGCTTATGACTAtcactaaaatgatttttaagctctatttacatttacatatatattctttaagccccttttaaaatgttaataacaaaTTCAGAGAGTGCAAAAATGATAAAGTCTACCAGCAGAAAAGAGGAAACTGGGGAGAAGTAAACTATATGATTTTCATTTAGGCTACAGTATATCTTGACagcatattcttttaaaattcacactTATATCATTATACTTAACATCTATGTGAGAAAAACCAAAATCCACAGTAACATATTTAATATGATATCTAAGGCCAAATTTTCAGAAGCAATTCCAAGCCAATACATACATACCATCTGtaggtttaaaaaacaaatattagctGTAAATACCTCTTTCATTTCAAAGCTAAGTAGAACAACCAAGAATGTATAAAATACCATAGTAGAATTGAAGGAAAGAGACACGGACTTTCGAAAGTCTTGCTTGATCACCACTGACTTTGTCACCTGATCAATCACTGAAAATCTCAGGGCCTCAAatatttcatccataaaataaggcAGTTGGTCTAATGATCTGTAAAGTCCCTTATAGTTCTAAATGTTATGACGTCacttaactttaaaaagtacTACTGGAATATTTATTGACAATGTATCATTTCTATTTCAACAAGTATATTCTGCTAAAACAtctggtttcattttaaaaaaggaaaaatagcgAAGTCCATCTGACTATCACTGCTTGGGCTGTAAAATTACTATCAAACTACTGTGCAACCAGCAACTGAATAAAGGACTCTGATAAAACCACACAGGAAGAACTGTGACTCTCTATTTCAAAAATCTAACTAAGAGTATGTATTTGCCTCTCATCTCTCTCAAAATCTCTCCAAAATgacagaagaaattgaaaaaaaaaaaaaaaagtccatagtAATGTTGGAAACCAAAAAGGGCATGTATCCATCGGCAGACCTCGACAGCACAAATTTCTGTAAGCTAAAGAGCAAAGGGGATCAGAGTGATAGGAAAGAGAGCCAAGGAGCCTGCAATCCCCCCAAAGGGAAGGAGAATATATGAATAACTCCAAGATGAAGGGCATTAATAGCTGGGCTATGAAGGCTGAAAACAATCAAACCAGAATCTCTAGATTTTGGAAACGCTCCAGCATCTGCTGCCCAGATAAAGGATATACTGCAAACACAGAGAAGatttagtatttcttctttttatgtagaattttaggtcaataaatttgaaaatctggaCGAAAAGAATGAGGtgctgagaggggaaaaaaacaattacCAAAATTAACCTAAAAAGAAGTACGTAAACCAAATAGTTCAGTaaccaaagacaaaaaatttTAGGTCAAAAAGTTTAAGGTCAAAGAACTATGCTCCAAAAAGGCTCCAAGCCTAGAAGATATAGGTAATTTCTTTCAAACCTTTAAGAAACAGGTAATTCTTACAGTATTTAATTGTTTaagaacacaggaaaagatgaaaaactaAGATACCTATTTCATAAAGATTATTAAAGTTCAATGTCAGCAAGCGTATACAATGAAGGTGGAATacagatttcttaaaatttacataCTCTTTGACTCAGGAAGTCCTTTTAAGAATCTAGCTTACAGGAATCcttgtatacatacatacaaatttattaaaatggaCAACTTGAACtcttctctcaatctctcccaCTTTCTCTTGCATCAATTTTTCCCTCTGCTCTATCATTAACCATAAGCttaccacattttatttctccatctttgACAACAAAAGAAACATCTTGACTTCATATTCCCTCCAGCGAAAGCCCCATTTTCCAACCCTTGAAAGAAGAGCTTACACTAACAGTCTCAAttctccctccatcctttctTGAACCGGCTACACTCAGGTCCCCTCCTCCTCGCTCAAAATTGTTCATCAAGGTCGCCCACACAGCTACACTATTAAATTCTACGGTCAATTCTGTTCTCATCACTTGACATCGTTCACTCCCTTCCTTTAGTTTCCAGGGCATCACATTTTCTTAGTTTCCCTCCTACCTCATGGCTGCTTTCTTGGTCTCTTGTGCCATCGTTGTCATATTCTCAGCCTCGTATCCTTGATATGCCCACGGGCTctccttgattcttttttcccctctaatttACTCCTCCGTGACTCCCAAGTCTTTATTTCCAACCCTGACCTCCCTATTGAACTTCAAATCACATTTCCAACTGCTTACTTACTGAATACCTCTGGTTGGTTGTTAATAGATTCTCAAATGTAATGTGCCCACACCGAAATCTTGCCTGCTATAGTCTTTCCAACTCCACTTTTCCAACCGTTCAGACCTGAAATTACAGAATGGGCCTTGACTCCTCTCTCTCACCCCATCTTTAAGACATATTTAGAATCCAACCATGTCCTATCACCTCCATTGCTGCCACCCTCATCCAAGCCAGTACAAACTATCACCGTACCTTGCCCAGATTATTGCACTAACCTAAATGGCCTCAGTGCTCAGTAGCAcctgacatatttattttattcatttactgtcTGGCCACCTCCAAAAGAATGTAACCACAGGAGAGCAGaaatttgtgtgttttgttcCCTAGCACTGacagtcaataaacatttgttgaatgaaaaaaactaacaaaatactGGAAAGACTAATCTAAATATTCATCAATAGGGAAACAGGTAAATGAATTACAACACAtccatcaaaatattaaaaacaagtaaatcttTATGTAGTAACACACAATGAGAAATGGTGAAAAAACTGATAGAACATTGGGTATAAAACAATATGCATCTAACAtgtcactgtttttaaa of the Vulpes lagopus strain Blue_001 chromosome 5, ASM1834538v1, whole genome shotgun sequence genome contains:
- the C1D gene encoding nuclear nucleic acid-binding protein C1D: MASEEINEDYPVEIHEYLSTFENSIGAVDEMLKTMMSVSRNELLQKLDPLEQAKVDLVSAYTLNSMFWVYLATQGVNPKEHPVKQELERIRVYMNRVKEITDKKKAGKLDKGAASRFVKNALWEPKPKNSSKIANKGKSKN